Proteins from one Impatiens glandulifera chromosome 2, dImpGla2.1, whole genome shotgun sequence genomic window:
- the LOC124926770 gene encoding sister chromatid cohesion 1 protein 2 isoform X3: protein MFYSQCLLSKKGTLGNIWVAAHCLKRLKKDQVAQTDISSSVEKILLDEVPVVTYRILAYLLLGVVRIYSKKVEYLYNDCNQVLIEICQFAGQKSSSIAVNPITFASSYMTVTRPERFELDAFDLEIVEDDTRLIMNPNEDTTYQGTHYARTSGDAGHCPLDKLYNAQYPSIETATCFGVPSTSQSANRCIDSLTDVNHGNLGISSHNESTTITDDEMVKSPSHSKSILQNSMENIRNANFILEECLEPMLFDESEEELDTTRGVEQVNINTNNDGFIVDEEEPPDLIGEEKKQMEEEHIVADDPMTPLKNTESHRVNFILDVTPESKFPATSGVTTPELLAVSTPAAKERARIPRKRKCAFDDVIVLSNKVVKEIINDASDLVCKRTKLPHTCLHIWKATRLSNLLQIFSDPLVPCAAYNNSGFLFVKKMSKAQEKDERHRIARTTESVDEAVKGQDTLDYDAHSISPVPEKDRVESISAIRVGNAKSDSFVPAKSSLSNTEEGILLEENGELNFSLADEEMNVSGGGNPEDVQNEKSKYELSTRTRRLAKFLYKNFENRKKQKQDEEIKLSHVLQKKSSRESAKAFYEILVLKTRQYIDVKQDNPYDDIYLKETPKLKSCWEEDHV from the exons ATGTTCTATTCACAGTGTCTTCTTTCTAAAAAGGGAACTTTAGGTAATATTTGGGTAGCCGCTCATTGTCTTAAGAGGCTTAAGAAAGATCAAGTGGCTCAGACGGATATATCTTCTTCTGTTG AAAAGATTCTGCTAGATGAAGTTCCTGTTGTTACCTATAGAATCCTGGCATATCTTCTTCTGGGTGTTGTGAGAATATACTCCAAGAAAGTAGAGTATCTTTACAATGATTGCAATCAAGTCCTCATCGAAATCTGTCAGTTTGCTGGCCAGAAAAGTTCCAGTATAGCTGTCAATCCTATTACATTTGCATCATCTTACATGACTGTGACTAGACCTGAGAGGTTTGAACTTGATGCTTTTGATCTAGAGATTGTGGAAGACGACACCAG GCTCATTATGAACCCTAATGAAGATACTACATATCAAGGTACTCATT ATGCTCGGACAAGTGGTGATGCAGGTCATTGTCCATTAGACAAG TTATACAATGCACAGTATCCATCTATTGAAACTGCTACTTGCTTTGGAGTCCCTTCTACTTCTCAATCTGCCAATAGATG CATTGATTCACTTACTGATGTTAACCATGGTAATTTGGGGATCTCATCACATAATGAAAGTACCACTATTACGGACGATGAAATGGTAAAGAGCCCATCACATTCCAAAAGCATATTGCAGAACAGCATGGAGAATATACGGAATGCTAATTTTATACTAGAAGAGTGCCTTGAACCTATGTTATTCgatgagagtgaagaagaactAGACACCACTAGAGGAGTAGAACAAGTTAATATCAACACTAATAATGATGGTTTCATTGTTGATGAAGAAGAACCTCCTGACTTGATTGGTGAAGAGAAGAAGCAAATGGAAGAAGAACATATAGTTGCTGATGATCCGATGACACCATTAAAGAATACCGAAAGCCACCGAGTAAATTTTATACTTGATGTAACTCCAGAATCAAAGTTTCCTGCCACTTCAG GAGTGACCACGCCAGAACTTCTGGCCGTCAGCACTCCGGCTGCAAAGGAGCGAGCTAGGATTCCAAGGAAAAGGAAATGCGCATTTGATGATGTAATTGTGTTATCGAACAA AGTTGTCAAAGAGATCATAAATGACGCTTCTGACCTTGTGTGTAAACGAACAAAACTTCCTCATACATGTCTACACATCTGGAAAGCAACTCGGTTATCAAATCTCCTACAGATTTTTTCAGATCCCCTAGTGCCTT GTGCTGCTTATAACAACTCGGGTTTCCTATTCGTTAAAAAGATGTCTAAAGCTCAAGAGAAAGATGAAAGACATAGAATAGCTAGAACTACTGAATCTGTTGATGAAGCTGTTAAAGGCCAAGATACATTAGATTATGATGCTCATAGTATATCTCCTGTTCCAGAAAAGGACAGAGTTGAGTCGATATCAGCTATTCGTGTTGGTAATGCTAAATCTGACAGTTTTGTACCCGCAAAGTCTTCTTTAAGCAACACAGAAGAGGGTATTTTGTTAGAAGAGAATGGAGAATTAAATTTCAGTCTTGCAGACGAG GAAATGAATGTCTCAGGAGGAGGCAATCCAGAGGATGTGCAGAATGAGAAATCAAAAT ATGAATTGTCGACAAGAACAAG AAGGCTAGCAAAGTTTCTGTACAAAAACTTTGAAAACCGAAAGAAACAAAAACAGGATGAGGAGATAAAGTTATCGCACGTCTTGCAGAAGAAAAGCAGTAGAGAGAGCGCAAAGGCATTTTACGAGATACTT GTGTTGAAGACAAGACAGTATATTGATGTGAAACAAGATAACCCCTATGATGATATATATTTGAAGGAAACTCCCAAGTTAAAGAGTTGTTGGGAAGAAGATCATGTTTAG
- the LOC124926770 gene encoding sister chromatid cohesion 1 protein 2 isoform X2, producing the protein MFYSQCLLSKKGTLGNIWVAAHCLKRLKKDQVAQTDISSSVEKILLDEVPVVTYRILAYLLLGVVRIYSKKVEYLYNDCNQVLIEICQFAGQKSSSIAVNPITFASSYMTVTRPERFELDAFDLEIVEDDTRLIMNPNEDTTYQDARTSGDAGHCPLDKLYNAQYPSIETATCFGVPSTSQSANRCIDSLTDVNHGNLGISSHNESTTITDDEMVKSPSHSKSILQNSMENIRNANFILEECLEPMLFDESEEELDTTRGVEQVNINTNNDGFIVDEEEPPDLIGEEKKQMEEEHIVADDPMTPLKNTESHRVNFILDVTPESKFPATSENCFLNAGVTTPELLAVSTPAAKERARIPRKRKCAFDDVIVLSNKVVKEIINDASDLVCKRTKLPHTCLHIWKATRLSNLLQIFSDPLVPCAAYNNSGFLFVKKMSKAQEKDERHRIARTTESVDEAVKGQDTLDYDAHSISPVPEKDRVESISAIRVGNAKSDSFVPAKSSLSNTEEGILLEENGELNFSLADEEMNVSGGGNPEDVQNEKSKYELSTRTRRLAKFLYKNFENRKKQKQDEEIKLSHVLQKKSSRESAKAFYEILVLKTRQYIDVKQDNPYDDIYLKETPKLKSCWEEDHV; encoded by the exons ATGTTCTATTCACAGTGTCTTCTTTCTAAAAAGGGAACTTTAGGTAATATTTGGGTAGCCGCTCATTGTCTTAAGAGGCTTAAGAAAGATCAAGTGGCTCAGACGGATATATCTTCTTCTGTTG AAAAGATTCTGCTAGATGAAGTTCCTGTTGTTACCTATAGAATCCTGGCATATCTTCTTCTGGGTGTTGTGAGAATATACTCCAAGAAAGTAGAGTATCTTTACAATGATTGCAATCAAGTCCTCATCGAAATCTGTCAGTTTGCTGGCCAGAAAAGTTCCAGTATAGCTGTCAATCCTATTACATTTGCATCATCTTACATGACTGTGACTAGACCTGAGAGGTTTGAACTTGATGCTTTTGATCTAGAGATTGTGGAAGACGACACCAG GCTCATTATGAACCCTAATGAAGATACTACATATCAAG ATGCTCGGACAAGTGGTGATGCAGGTCATTGTCCATTAGACAAG TTATACAATGCACAGTATCCATCTATTGAAACTGCTACTTGCTTTGGAGTCCCTTCTACTTCTCAATCTGCCAATAGATG CATTGATTCACTTACTGATGTTAACCATGGTAATTTGGGGATCTCATCACATAATGAAAGTACCACTATTACGGACGATGAAATGGTAAAGAGCCCATCACATTCCAAAAGCATATTGCAGAACAGCATGGAGAATATACGGAATGCTAATTTTATACTAGAAGAGTGCCTTGAACCTATGTTATTCgatgagagtgaagaagaactAGACACCACTAGAGGAGTAGAACAAGTTAATATCAACACTAATAATGATGGTTTCATTGTTGATGAAGAAGAACCTCCTGACTTGATTGGTGAAGAGAAGAAGCAAATGGAAGAAGAACATATAGTTGCTGATGATCCGATGACACCATTAAAGAATACCGAAAGCCACCGAGTAAATTTTATACTTGATGTAACTCCAGAATCAAAGTTTCCTGCCACTTCAG aaaattgtttcTTGAATGCAGGAGTGACCACGCCAGAACTTCTGGCCGTCAGCACTCCGGCTGCAAAGGAGCGAGCTAGGATTCCAAGGAAAAGGAAATGCGCATTTGATGATGTAATTGTGTTATCGAACAA AGTTGTCAAAGAGATCATAAATGACGCTTCTGACCTTGTGTGTAAACGAACAAAACTTCCTCATACATGTCTACACATCTGGAAAGCAACTCGGTTATCAAATCTCCTACAGATTTTTTCAGATCCCCTAGTGCCTT GTGCTGCTTATAACAACTCGGGTTTCCTATTCGTTAAAAAGATGTCTAAAGCTCAAGAGAAAGATGAAAGACATAGAATAGCTAGAACTACTGAATCTGTTGATGAAGCTGTTAAAGGCCAAGATACATTAGATTATGATGCTCATAGTATATCTCCTGTTCCAGAAAAGGACAGAGTTGAGTCGATATCAGCTATTCGTGTTGGTAATGCTAAATCTGACAGTTTTGTACCCGCAAAGTCTTCTTTAAGCAACACAGAAGAGGGTATTTTGTTAGAAGAGAATGGAGAATTAAATTTCAGTCTTGCAGACGAG GAAATGAATGTCTCAGGAGGAGGCAATCCAGAGGATGTGCAGAATGAGAAATCAAAAT ATGAATTGTCGACAAGAACAAG AAGGCTAGCAAAGTTTCTGTACAAAAACTTTGAAAACCGAAAGAAACAAAAACAGGATGAGGAGATAAAGTTATCGCACGTCTTGCAGAAGAAAAGCAGTAGAGAGAGCGCAAAGGCATTTTACGAGATACTT GTGTTGAAGACAAGACAGTATATTGATGTGAAACAAGATAACCCCTATGATGATATATATTTGAAGGAAACTCCCAAGTTAAAGAGTTGTTGGGAAGAAGATCATGTTTAG
- the LOC124926770 gene encoding sister chromatid cohesion 1 protein 2 isoform X1 has product MFYSQCLLSKKGTLGNIWVAAHCLKRLKKDQVAQTDISSSVEKILLDEVPVVTYRILAYLLLGVVRIYSKKVEYLYNDCNQVLIEICQFAGQKSSSIAVNPITFASSYMTVTRPERFELDAFDLEIVEDDTRLIMNPNEDTTYQGTHYARTSGDAGHCPLDKLYNAQYPSIETATCFGVPSTSQSANRCIDSLTDVNHGNLGISSHNESTTITDDEMVKSPSHSKSILQNSMENIRNANFILEECLEPMLFDESEEELDTTRGVEQVNINTNNDGFIVDEEEPPDLIGEEKKQMEEEHIVADDPMTPLKNTESHRVNFILDVTPESKFPATSENCFLNAGVTTPELLAVSTPAAKERARIPRKRKCAFDDVIVLSNKVVKEIINDASDLVCKRTKLPHTCLHIWKATRLSNLLQIFSDPLVPCAAYNNSGFLFVKKMSKAQEKDERHRIARTTESVDEAVKGQDTLDYDAHSISPVPEKDRVESISAIRVGNAKSDSFVPAKSSLSNTEEGILLEENGELNFSLADEEMNVSGGGNPEDVQNEKSKYELSTRTRRLAKFLYKNFENRKKQKQDEEIKLSHVLQKKSSRESAKAFYEILVLKTRQYIDVKQDNPYDDIYLKETPKLKSCWEEDHV; this is encoded by the exons ATGTTCTATTCACAGTGTCTTCTTTCTAAAAAGGGAACTTTAGGTAATATTTGGGTAGCCGCTCATTGTCTTAAGAGGCTTAAGAAAGATCAAGTGGCTCAGACGGATATATCTTCTTCTGTTG AAAAGATTCTGCTAGATGAAGTTCCTGTTGTTACCTATAGAATCCTGGCATATCTTCTTCTGGGTGTTGTGAGAATATACTCCAAGAAAGTAGAGTATCTTTACAATGATTGCAATCAAGTCCTCATCGAAATCTGTCAGTTTGCTGGCCAGAAAAGTTCCAGTATAGCTGTCAATCCTATTACATTTGCATCATCTTACATGACTGTGACTAGACCTGAGAGGTTTGAACTTGATGCTTTTGATCTAGAGATTGTGGAAGACGACACCAG GCTCATTATGAACCCTAATGAAGATACTACATATCAAGGTACTCATT ATGCTCGGACAAGTGGTGATGCAGGTCATTGTCCATTAGACAAG TTATACAATGCACAGTATCCATCTATTGAAACTGCTACTTGCTTTGGAGTCCCTTCTACTTCTCAATCTGCCAATAGATG CATTGATTCACTTACTGATGTTAACCATGGTAATTTGGGGATCTCATCACATAATGAAAGTACCACTATTACGGACGATGAAATGGTAAAGAGCCCATCACATTCCAAAAGCATATTGCAGAACAGCATGGAGAATATACGGAATGCTAATTTTATACTAGAAGAGTGCCTTGAACCTATGTTATTCgatgagagtgaagaagaactAGACACCACTAGAGGAGTAGAACAAGTTAATATCAACACTAATAATGATGGTTTCATTGTTGATGAAGAAGAACCTCCTGACTTGATTGGTGAAGAGAAGAAGCAAATGGAAGAAGAACATATAGTTGCTGATGATCCGATGACACCATTAAAGAATACCGAAAGCCACCGAGTAAATTTTATACTTGATGTAACTCCAGAATCAAAGTTTCCTGCCACTTCAG aaaattgtttcTTGAATGCAGGAGTGACCACGCCAGAACTTCTGGCCGTCAGCACTCCGGCTGCAAAGGAGCGAGCTAGGATTCCAAGGAAAAGGAAATGCGCATTTGATGATGTAATTGTGTTATCGAACAA AGTTGTCAAAGAGATCATAAATGACGCTTCTGACCTTGTGTGTAAACGAACAAAACTTCCTCATACATGTCTACACATCTGGAAAGCAACTCGGTTATCAAATCTCCTACAGATTTTTTCAGATCCCCTAGTGCCTT GTGCTGCTTATAACAACTCGGGTTTCCTATTCGTTAAAAAGATGTCTAAAGCTCAAGAGAAAGATGAAAGACATAGAATAGCTAGAACTACTGAATCTGTTGATGAAGCTGTTAAAGGCCAAGATACATTAGATTATGATGCTCATAGTATATCTCCTGTTCCAGAAAAGGACAGAGTTGAGTCGATATCAGCTATTCGTGTTGGTAATGCTAAATCTGACAGTTTTGTACCCGCAAAGTCTTCTTTAAGCAACACAGAAGAGGGTATTTTGTTAGAAGAGAATGGAGAATTAAATTTCAGTCTTGCAGACGAG GAAATGAATGTCTCAGGAGGAGGCAATCCAGAGGATGTGCAGAATGAGAAATCAAAAT ATGAATTGTCGACAAGAACAAG AAGGCTAGCAAAGTTTCTGTACAAAAACTTTGAAAACCGAAAGAAACAAAAACAGGATGAGGAGATAAAGTTATCGCACGTCTTGCAGAAGAAAAGCAGTAGAGAGAGCGCAAAGGCATTTTACGAGATACTT GTGTTGAAGACAAGACAGTATATTGATGTGAAACAAGATAACCCCTATGATGATATATATTTGAAGGAAACTCCCAAGTTAAAGAGTTGTTGGGAAGAAGATCATGTTTAG